From Arcobacter sp. LA11, a single genomic window includes:
- the secG gene encoding preprotein translocase subunit SecG, translated as MASTLLIVQVILAVLIVIAVLLQKSSSIGLGAYSGSNDSVFGAKGPGSFLTKATMTLGLLFVVNTISLGYIYNQEKLGSAVDSVKTDSLIPTTPVENAAPVAPTAPVVPAVPASK; from the coding sequence ATGGCATCTACACTTTTAATAGTACAAGTTATTTTAGCAGTTCTAATTGTAATCGCAGTATTACTACAAAAAAGTTCAAGTATTGGGCTTGGAGCTTATAGTGGAAGTAACGACTCTGTATTCGGAGCAAAAGGTCCAGGTAGCTTTTTAACTAAAGCCACAATGACATTAGGACTACTTTTCGTAGTTAACACAATATCTCTAGGTTATATTTATAATCAAGAAAAATTAGGAAGTGCAGTAGATAGCGTTAAAACTGATAGTTTAATTCCTACAACTCCCGTTGAGAATGCAGCACCTGTAGCACCAACTGCACCTGTAGTTCCAGCAGTACCAGCAAGTAAGTAA
- a CDS encoding methyltransferase domain-containing protein → MSVKNQFSKHANEYNNYNIIQQIAAKALVRDIKNKPKNILEIGCGSGQVYKYISWDIEKYNAIDFSSSMCEIHPKNKNLEVDCYDFDSNEFYDFLKDKKFDIVISSSAMQWSKDLKKLISSLAKTTNEINAVLFTSNTFKTIQTITKSNSPILSTEKIKEAFSSSYECDFEVHNYNLEFENKKKLFDYIKNSGVSGGNSALDFKTAKKLYKEYKLNYLEFEVIFVKTISKL, encoded by the coding sequence ATGTCTGTAAAAAACCAATTTTCAAAACATGCAAATGAATATAATAACTACAATATCATACAACAAATTGCTGCTAAAGCTTTAGTTCGTGATATAAAAAATAAACCAAAGAATATTTTAGAAATAGGTTGTGGTTCGGGACAAGTCTATAAATATATTTCATGGGACATAGAAAAATATAATGCAATTGATTTTTCCTCTTCAATGTGTGAAATTCATCCTAAAAATAAAAATCTTGAAGTTGATTGTTATGATTTTGATTCAAATGAATTTTACGATTTTTTAAAAGATAAGAAATTCGATATAGTTATTTCCTCTTCTGCTATGCAATGGTCAAAAGATTTAAAAAAACTAATATCTTCTTTAGCTAAAACTACAAATGAAATAAATGCAGTTCTATTTACTTCAAATACATTTAAAACAATTCAGACAATTACAAAATCTAATTCTCCTATACTTTCTACAGAAAAGATAAAAGAAGCTTTTTCTTCTTCTTATGAATGTGATTTTGAAGTGCATAACTATAATTTAGAATTTGAAAATAAGAAAAAACTATTTGATTATATAAAAAATTCTGGTGTAAGTGGTGGAAACTCTGCTTTAGATTTTAAAACAGCAAAAAAACTTTATAAAGAGTATAAATTAAATTATTTAGAATTTGAAGTAATTTTTGTTAAGACAATCTCTAAGCTATAA